CCGCGATATCTGGATCGTTAACTTTATCCGCAGAGACAACCGTACAGATTACCTGTACTTCATTCATGTAACCTTTCGGGAACAATGGACGGATAGGACGGTCGATCAGACGAGACGTCAGAGTCTCTTTCTCAGAAGGACGCGCTTCACGCTTAAAGAAACCACCAGGGATACGGCCAACAGCGTAATATTTTTCCTGATAGTGAACAGCCAGAGGGAAGAAGTCCTGACCTTCGCGAGCAGATTTAGCACCAACGACTGTACACAGAACCTGTACACCGCCCATAGTAACCAATACGGCTCCGCTTGCCTGACGGGCAATGCGACCTGTTTCCAGGGTAACTTCATGCTTACCGTACTGGAACGTTTTAGTAATTGCTTGTGGCACGATTCTATTCCTTACCTTTATGCAAAATAAAAAAATGTCTGTGCAACGTTACACCGGCCTCTTTTAGCCAGTACTCTGCTGAGTTCTTTTCAATTAAAGAACGCACCAGAGTACAGGCTGGTTGGTGTCAACGCGTTACAGACTCATGGTCAAAATCCGCTTTTGCAGATTTTAAAAAGCACCGGGGTCATCAATGATGACCCCGGAACATTATCTTAGCGACGCAGACCCAGACGCTTGATCAGATCAGCGTAACGAGTAACATCTTTCTTCTTCAGGTAGTCCAGCAGCTTACGACGCTGGTTTACCATGCGGATCAGACCGCGACGAGAATGGTGGTCATGGATGTGACCTTTAAAGTGAGACTGCAGACCAACAATGTTGTTAGTCAACAAAGCTACTTGTACTTCAGGAGAACCAGTGTCGCCTTCAGCACGTGCGTATTCAGCTACGATCTCAGCTTTCTTTTCAACAGATAATGCCATTTTTAAAACTCCAATAATAATATGCACACCACGTTGTGGTGGATTAATAGTCGCGTTGTACCGAGCATATTGTCAGTGCAACGTCAGATTGCCAGTGCCGCCTAAGCCACACCGGCAAATTCAATTACAGATCCTGAGTACTCATTAACCGACGCGGCAATAACTGCCCAGCGGCATCGATTTCACCAATACCCAGAAACTTCTCACTCGCGGCATCGCGGATGCGCACCAGTGGTTGTGCTGCAATATCTTCCAGCACGACTCGCTGCCCTTTACAAAGAGCATCGGTCTGAACATCCGATAGCAATACCTCAGGGGCATCTTCAACCGGACTCCAGGGTGGCAATAATAACCCATCCAGATGCGTTTGTATCTGTTCTGCTGACGCATCCGTAGCCATATCCGCAACTAGCTGTTCTAAATCAGCTAGCGGCATCATATTCTCAGCCTTATAAGGGCCAGAATCGAGCCGACGCAACATCTTTACATGCGCACCACAGCCGAGTATTTCACCCATATCCTGTACGATTGAGCGAATATAGGTGCCTTTACTGCAGCGAATATCCAGATCAACTTCATCGCCTCGAAAATCCAGCACTTCGATGCTATGCACCGTAATCTGTCGACTCTTTACTTCAACCTCAATACCCTGACGAGCCAGCTTATAAAGCGGCTGACCATTATGTTTCAAGGCTGAAAACATCGAAGGCACCTGAGTAATCAGGCCGGTAAAGTCACTTTGCAGTAACGTATCGATCTGCTCACTACTGAGGTTATCCGGCAATGGCCGCTCCTCAACAACAACACCATCTGCATCGCTGGTATCTGTTCGCTGACCCAGTTTAGCGGTGGTGATATAACGCTTATCAGCATCCAGAAGAAACTGGGAAAACTTAGTCGCTTCACCAAAGCAAAGCGGCAACATCCCGGTTGCCAGTGGATCCAACGCGCCGGTATGGCCAGCCTTAGCCGCACCATAGACACGTTTTACAATTTGTAGCGCCCGGTTTGACGAAATCCCGCCCGGTTTATCGAGCAGAAAAATACCATTCACCGGCCGGCCTTTTGCCCGCCTAGCCAAAGGTTATTCTCCGTCTTCAGAATTGTTGTTACGGCCATCGGCCTGAGACGCCTGAATAATCAGGTCGTTCAGACGTCGA
The genomic region above belongs to Amphritea japonica ATCC BAA-1530 and contains:
- the rpsO gene encoding 30S ribosomal protein S15, with the translated sequence MALSVEKKAEIVAEYARAEGDTGSPEVQVALLTNNIVGLQSHFKGHIHDHHSRRGLIRMVNQRRKLLDYLKKKDVTRYADLIKRLGLRR
- the truB gene encoding tRNA pseudouridine(55) synthase TruB; its protein translation is MNGIFLLDKPGGISSNRALQIVKRVYGAAKAGHTGALDPLATGMLPLCFGEATKFSQFLLDADKRYITTAKLGQRTDTSDADGVVVEERPLPDNLSSEQIDTLLQSDFTGLITQVPSMFSALKHNGQPLYKLARQGIEVEVKSRQITVHSIEVLDFRGDEVDLDIRCSKGTYIRSIVQDMGEILGCGAHVKMLRRLDSGPYKAENMMPLADLEQLVADMATDASAEQIQTHLDGLLLPPWSPVEDAPEVLLSDVQTDALCKGQRVVLEDIAAQPLVRIRDAASEKFLGIGEIDAAGQLLPRRLMSTQDL